In a single window of the Candidatus Omnitrophota bacterium genome:
- a CDS encoding F0F1 ATP synthase subunit epsilon encodes MVKAFDLSIMTPDKMIYEGKTVSLVVPSESGYIGVLANHAPLVTNLSAGTITVRSDSGVRLSFRAPDKGFLEVLKNNATIFLNTF; translated from the coding sequence ATGGTAAAGGCATTCGATCTCAGCATCATGACACCGGATAAGATGATATATGAGGGGAAGACGGTTTCGCTCGTAGTCCCCTCGGAGTCAGGCTATATCGGGGTCCTGGCAAACCACGCGCCGCTCGTCACGAATTTATCCGCCGGCACTATAACCGTAAGGAGCGATTCCGGCGTCCGCCTCTCTTTCCGCGCTCCCGACAAAGGTTTTCTGGAAGTCCTTAAGAATAACGCCACCATATTTTTGAACACCTTCTAA